A stretch of DNA from Candidatus Pseudomonas phytovorans:
TTCTGCCGGTTGGCGCTGAAGGACGGGGCCATCGACCCGGCTTTGTTCACCGTGGTACGCCTGGCCAGTGGTGCGTTGTTCCTGCTGCTGTTGATCCGCCTGCGCAAACCCGCGCTGGCCATGGGCGGCAGCTGGCGTGGCGGGCTGGCCCTGTTCCTCTACGCTTTCCTGTTCTCTACGGCTTACCTGCAACTGGGCGCCGGTGCGGGAGCATTGGTGCTGTTCGGTGCAGTGCAGATCACCATGTTTGGCTTTGCCTGGTACAAAGGCGAACGCATCAGCGCACGGATGCTGCTGGGCATGCTCATCGCCTTTTTCGGCCTGCTGGTGCTGTTGTTGCCCGGTGCAGCGGCGCCACCCTTGGCCAGTGCATTGCTGATGGCCCTGTCTGGCGTGGCCTGGGGCGTCTACACGTTGCTGGGCAGAGGCTCGCCCAGACCGCTTGCCGATACTGCCGGCAATTTTGCCCGCAGCCTGCCTTGCCTGGTGCTGCTGCTACCGATGTTATTGCTGGGCGCCGGTCCGCACCTCACACCGCTGGGCTTGCTGTATGCCTTGGGCTCCGGCGTGCTGGCCTCTGGCGCGGGCTACGCCGTGTGGTACGGCGTGGTCAGGCAGGTCAGTGCGCAGCAGGCAGCCACCATGCAGTTAAGTGTGCCGGTGATTGCCGCACTGGGTGGGGTTGTCCTGATTGGCGAGCCGTTGTCGTTGCGTTTGCTCATGGCGTGTGTGGTGGTGCTGGGTGGTATCGCGCTGGCGCTGGCGTCACGGCGCTAAAAGAAACTGCGCTGCGCCTTGAGCGTGACCACTCAGCCTTTGGTCGAACGGTCTGCGTCGGCGGCCTCGGTCACCACTGGCAGGTTGCCGGCACGCTGGATTACCCGCCGTTGCTGCTCGTAATCGTCCAGAGACAGGCCGCGGCGCTGCAACGCCTCCAGTTGCAGTTGGCGCGTTTCTTCAGCGCTGTACGCACGCAGTTCAGGGTGGTTCGCACAGCCGGCCAGCACAGCAATGCTGGTAGCGGCCAGGGCAATGAGAAAGAGGCGGGCCTTGGTGTTCATCGAGCAGCTCCGGAATGCAGGGGATTCGCCAGGTTCGAATCGATGGAGCTAGGTTATTAAGCCGGGACGATCAGTAGAAATTGCCATGTTCGATAGTCACTATTGACGCAAGCATCAGTGCGAAAAGTTTGCGCCCGCGGCTCTGGCCAAAAGCATCGCCATTGCTACCCTTAACCCACGCGATCTGACCTCCTGGGGATAAGCGATGCGCATGCCATTGTTTGCTTTGCTGTCAGCGCTGATGTGCCTGAACGCGGCGCCCGGTCTGGCGCGGGCACAGGACGCACCAGCCCCCGACCCAGTCCCGCAAACCGACACGGTCGCGGCCAAGACCCCGGTGTTCACTCAAGCGCAGCTGGACCAGATGCTGGCGCCGGTTGCGTTGTACCCGGATCCGCTGCTGGCTCAGGTACTGATGGCGGCCACTTACCCGGGGCAGGTGAGCGAGGCCGTGGCTTGGTCCAAGGCCAACCCCAAGGCATCTGGCGATGCGGCAGTCAAACAGGTAGCGAAGCAGCCGTGGGACCCGAGCGTGCAAGCACTGGTGGCTTTCCCGCAGTTGCTGGCGACTCTGGGCCAGGACCCGGTGTGGGTGCAGCGCCTGGGTGATGCCTTCCTGGCGCAGCCCGACGATGTCATGGGCGCGGTGCAGCGTTTGCGTCACCAGGCCCAGGCTGCCGGCAACCTGCAAAGCAACCAGTACCAGAACGTGACCGTGCAGGCCGCCCCGGTAGCACAACCTTCCAGTAGCCCTGCGTCCACCATCATCATCCAGCCGGCCGACCCGCAGGTGGTGTACGTGCCCAGCTACAACCCGACCACCATCTACGGTACCTGGGCCTACCCGGCCTCGCCGCCCGTTTACTATCCGCCGCCGCCGATGTACTCCGCAGGTTCCGCACTGGTGGCCGGCCTGGCCTTCGGTACTGGCGTGGCGGTCGTCGCCTCGTTGTGGGGCGACTGTGACTGGGGCCACAACGACATCGACATCGACGTCAACCGCTACAACAACATCAACGTCAACAACCGCATCACCAACAACCAGAACAAATGGCAGCACAATGCCGCGAACCGCGAAGGTGTGCCTTACCGCGATGCCCGTAGCCGCCAGCAGTATGGCCGCCAACTGGACGGCGCCACGCAGCGCAATGCCTTCCGGGGCGACGACGCCCAGCGGGCGCAGGCACGGGACAAGGCCCGGGCCTCGATGGACCGCGCCGGTATGGAACGGCCTGCCACCGACAACCGCCAGGCACGCCAGCAAATGCGCGAGGCGCAGGCGGGCAATTCGCTGGGCAACCGCATGCAACCCCGTGGCGACAATGCGGGCGCAACTGAGCGCCGCCAGGAAACACGTAATGCCCAAGCCCGGCAAGTGGCCCAGAACCGGCCCGCCAACAGCGCCGGCCGGGCGCGTAACAATGCCTTCGACGGCGTGGGTTCGCCGTCGCGCACCAGCCTGCAGGCCAACCGTGGTCGTACCAGCCAGGCGTTTGCCCAGCGGCCCAACGCGTCACGTGCCGCCGGGCACCAGATCTCCCGACCCAGTGCCCCAATGCGCCACGGTGGAGGAGGCCGCCGATGAAACGTCCAGTATTTGCAGCATCGCTGCTTGCCGCAGGCTTGGCATGGACTTGCCTGACAGCTGCCCAGGAAGCCTTCCCGACGCCAGATAAGGCCGTGGAGTCGTTCGTTGCGGCGCTGGGCACGGAGAAAGCTGATGAAGCCCGCCTGGCCCAGTTGCTGGGTGATGACTGGCGCACCTACATACCGCGTGGGGGTGTGCAACGCAGCGACGTGGACACCTTCCTGGCGCAGTACCGCGCGCAGCACAGTATCGACATGGCAGGCGAGGGCAAGGCCATCCTGGCGGTGGGCGGTGAACACTGGACCTTGCCCATACCGTTGACCAAAAGCAGCCACGGCTGGCGCTTCGACCTCAAGGCTGGCAGCGCCGAAATTCGCGCCCGGCGCATCGGCCGCGACGAACTGGCGGCCATGCAGGCATTGTTGGCCTACCACGACGCGCAGATGGACTATGCCTCCCAGGACCGAAACGGCAACGGTGCGCTGGAGTATGCGCAGAAGATTTTCAGCGAGCCGGGCAAGCATGACGGGTTGTATTGGGACGATGACGGCGACGGGCAAGTCAGCCCATTGGGGCCGTTGTTCGGTCAGGATGTGGTTGGCGATGACTGGTATGGCTACCACTTCCGTATCCTCGACGCACAAGGCCCTTCTGCCCCCGGCGGCGCCTACAGCTACCTGATCGGCAACCAGATGAGCCGGGGCTTCGCCATGGTCGCCTGGCCTGCCAGGTACGACGACACCGGGGTGATGAGCTTCATGATCAGCCATGACGGCCAGGTGTTCGAGAAAGACCTTGGGCCGCATGGGGAGCGGCTGGCCAAGGAGATCAAACGCTTTGATCCGGATGACAGCTGGAAGGTGGTGGATGTAGCGGCCGGGGATTGAGCCCGACAATAAATGCGATCGCGCCGCCCGGACGGTGGAATAGATCTATTGTCCCAGCATTTGCCGTACCAGCCACTGCCCCGCCGGCCCCAGCGCTCGCCGGCTCGACCAGACCACATCCATGTCCACCCGGCGTGGGTAACCTGCGATCTGCAGCTCCACCAGCTCGTTGCCAAAGCGTGTCACCAACGCCCTGGGCAGTTCGGCCCAGCCAAACCCGCGCACGGCAAATTCCAGCAGCGTGAGGTAGTCTGGTGCCGACCAGGCCTGGCCGCGGCCGTGGTGCAGGCTGGGCGCATAGGTCTTGATGTACAGCTGCCGTGCGTTCTCCAGGTGCTGTGCCTGCACCTGCGCCAAGCCTGCCAACGGATGGCCGCTGGCCACGTATACGCCAAATTCTGCCTGCTCCGGCAAGCGCGCCACAGCCACATCGGCGGGGTAGCCGGGTTGCGTGGCAAGAATGCCGATATGTGCCAGCCCTTGCTGGATCAACTCGATTACATCGGCATCTTCTGACGGGCCGCAGCGCAGTTCGGTATGCGGGTAGTGCTGGGCGAAGTTGGCCATTACCGCGCCTTGGAAGGTGACGCTGTAGCTGTCTGACATCACCACCGAGA
This window harbors:
- a CDS encoding LysR family transcriptional regulator; this translates as MRYSPEALVAFVEAASLGSFSAAARKLRKSQSTVSIAIANFEADIGCTLFDRGGRHPTLNEAGRQVLTHVESILDASAQLDALAVRLAENIEALVSVVMSDSYSVTFQGAVMANFAQHYPHTELRCGPSEDADVIELIQQGLAHIGILATQPGYPADVAVARLPEQAEFGVYVASGHPLAGLAQVQAQHLENARQLYIKTYAPSLHHGRGQAWSAPDYLTLLEFAVRGFGWAELPRALVTRFGNELVELQIAGYPRRVDMDVVWSSRRALGPAGQWLVRQMLGQ
- a CDS encoding DUF2950 domain-containing protein → MKRPVFAASLLAAGLAWTCLTAAQEAFPTPDKAVESFVAALGTEKADEARLAQLLGDDWRTYIPRGGVQRSDVDTFLAQYRAQHSIDMAGEGKAILAVGGEHWTLPIPLTKSSHGWRFDLKAGSAEIRARRIGRDELAAMQALLAYHDAQMDYASQDRNGNGALEYAQKIFSEPGKHDGLYWDDDGDGQVSPLGPLFGQDVVGDDWYGYHFRILDAQGPSAPGGAYSYLIGNQMSRGFAMVAWPARYDDTGVMSFMISHDGQVFEKDLGPHGERLAKEIKRFDPDDSWKVVDVAAGD
- a CDS encoding DMT family transporter — its product is MSTGTTTLTDRRARAWIWPALFSLMAFAANSVFCRLALKDGAIDPALFTVVRLASGALFLLLLIRLRKPALAMGGSWRGGLALFLYAFLFSTAYLQLGAGAGALVLFGAVQITMFGFAWYKGERISARMLLGMLIAFFGLLVLLLPGAAAPPLASALLMALSGVAWGVYTLLGRGSPRPLADTAGNFARSLPCLVLLLPMLLLGAGPHLTPLGLLYALGSGVLASGAGYAVWYGVVRQVSAQQAATMQLSVPVIAALGGVVLIGEPLSLRLLMACVVVLGGIALALASRR
- a CDS encoding DUF3300 domain-containing protein, which encodes MRMPLFALLSALMCLNAAPGLARAQDAPAPDPVPQTDTVAAKTPVFTQAQLDQMLAPVALYPDPLLAQVLMAATYPGQVSEAVAWSKANPKASGDAAVKQVAKQPWDPSVQALVAFPQLLATLGQDPVWVQRLGDAFLAQPDDVMGAVQRLRHQAQAAGNLQSNQYQNVTVQAAPVAQPSSSPASTIIIQPADPQVVYVPSYNPTTIYGTWAYPASPPVYYPPPPMYSAGSALVAGLAFGTGVAVVASLWGDCDWGHNDIDIDVNRYNNINVNNRITNNQNKWQHNAANREGVPYRDARSRQQYGRQLDGATQRNAFRGDDAQRAQARDKARASMDRAGMERPATDNRQARQQMREAQAGNSLGNRMQPRGDNAGATERRQETRNAQARQVAQNRPANSAGRARNNAFDGVGSPSRTSLQANRGRTSQAFAQRPNASRAAGHQISRPSAPMRHGGGGRR